In Microtus pennsylvanicus isolate mMicPen1 chromosome 17, mMicPen1.hap1, whole genome shotgun sequence, one genomic interval encodes:
- the Snorc gene encoding protein SNORC isoform X2, with amino-acid sequence MASCLTLHMVLLLLSGVLAPAVLTEGPQVPNPTLWNEPIELASGEGPLESTSHSQEFAASGPPFPTSAPGPEDNSPPAGVDQDGGSLGPGAIAAIVIAALLATCVVLALVVVALRKFSAS; translated from the exons ATGGCATCTTGTCTGACCCTGCACATGGTGCTGCTGCTCCTCTCTGGGGTCCTAGCCCCTGCTGTGCTCACAG AGGGTCCCCAGGTGCCCAATCCCACCCTGTGGAACGAGCCCATTGAATTGGCATCAGGTGAAGGTCCTTTGGAGAGCACCAGCCACAGCCAGGAATTCGCAGCCTCAGGCCCGCCGTTCCCCACCTCTGCCCCAGGACCAGAGGACAACAGCCCTCCTGCGGGGGTGGACCAAGACGGAG GATCACTTGGGCCAGGCGCCATTGCAGCCATCGTGATCGCCGCCCTTTTGGCCACCTGCGTAGTGCTGGCACTCGTGGTCGTTGCGCTGAGAAAGTTTTCTGCTTCTTGA
- the Snorc gene encoding protein SNORC isoform X1, with product MASCLTLHMVLLLLSGVLAPAVLTAEGPQVPNPTLWNEPIELASGEGPLESTSHSQEFAASGPPFPTSAPGPEDNSPPAGVDQDGGSLGPGAIAAIVIAALLATCVVLALVVVALRKFSAS from the exons ATGGCATCTTGTCTGACCCTGCACATGGTGCTGCTGCTCCTCTCTGGGGTCCTAGCCCCTGCTGTGCTCACAG CAGAGGGTCCCCAGGTGCCCAATCCCACCCTGTGGAACGAGCCCATTGAATTGGCATCAGGTGAAGGTCCTTTGGAGAGCACCAGCCACAGCCAGGAATTCGCAGCCTCAGGCCCGCCGTTCCCCACCTCTGCCCCAGGACCAGAGGACAACAGCCCTCCTGCGGGGGTGGACCAAGACGGAG GATCACTTGGGCCAGGCGCCATTGCAGCCATCGTGATCGCCGCCCTTTTGGCCACCTGCGTAGTGCTGGCACTCGTGGTCGTTGCGCTGAGAAAGTTTTCTGCTTCTTGA